In the genome of Cyanobacterium sp. T60_A2020_053, one region contains:
- a CDS encoding ABC transporter ATP-binding protein produces MAVSTILKVSGVTKSFSPHQAPAVNNVSFSLREGELLGLLGPSGCGKTTLLRMIAGFDKPNEGEIELGGEMVTGAGCWVVPEKRGAGMVFQDYALFPHLTVEENIAFGLKTKKPRPSALQIKQRVKEILHLVGLEGFAKRYPHELSGGQQQRIALARALAPQPKLILLDEPLSNLDVQVRERLRHEIRNILKSTNTSGIFVTHDQQEAMAIADTIGVMQKGVLEQIDSPESLYTQPLSRFVAEFVTNGNFLEAVKEGDIWRTEVGAWQLETPFQGSEAEIMFRQEDILLYPDDNSSTTIQEREFLGREYRYCLETSSGKRLHALTPMTTQLPVGTKVSLQINSQTAQFFPKEN; encoded by the coding sequence ATGGCAGTATCGACAATCTTAAAGGTTAGTGGCGTTACCAAAAGTTTTTCCCCTCATCAAGCCCCTGCGGTGAATAATGTTAGTTTTAGTTTACGAGAGGGAGAATTATTAGGTTTACTAGGTCCTTCGGGTTGTGGGAAAACTACTTTATTAAGAATGATTGCTGGTTTTGATAAGCCTAACGAGGGAGAAATTGAGTTAGGTGGTGAAATGGTGACGGGCGCTGGTTGTTGGGTTGTGCCTGAGAAGAGGGGCGCTGGTATGGTATTTCAAGATTATGCTTTGTTTCCTCATTTAACGGTAGAGGAAAATATTGCTTTTGGGTTAAAAACGAAAAAACCGCGCCCCAGCGCCCTCCAAATTAAGCAAAGAGTCAAAGAAATTTTGCATTTAGTGGGCTTAGAAGGTTTTGCCAAACGTTATCCCCATGAATTATCGGGGGGGCAACAACAACGTATCGCTTTAGCTAGGGCTTTAGCGCCCCAACCCAAGTTAATATTATTGGATGAGCCTTTAAGTAATTTGGATGTGCAAGTGAGAGAAAGACTGCGCCACGAAATCAGAAATATACTCAAAAGCACTAATACTTCAGGGATTTTTGTCACCCATGATCAACAAGAAGCCATGGCTATTGCTGATACTATTGGGGTAATGCAGAAAGGGGTATTAGAACAAATTGATTCTCCAGAAAGTCTCTACACTCAACCCCTATCAAGGTTTGTAGCGGAATTTGTTACTAATGGTAATTTTTTAGAAGCTGTCAAAGAAGGTGATATTTGGCGCACGGAGGTGGGCGCTTGGCAGTTGGAAACACCTTTTCAAGGTTCAGAGGCTGAAATTATGTTTCGTCAAGAGGATATTTTGTTATATCCTGATGATAATAGTTCTACTACTATTCAAGAAAGAGAGTTTTTAGGGCGTGAGTATCGTTATTGTTTAGAAACCTCTTCAGGTAAAAGGTTACACGCGCTAACTCCCATGACTACTCAGTTACCTGTCGGCACTAAGGTAAGTTTGCAGATTAATTCTCAAACTGCCCAATTTTTTCCGAAAGAAAATTAA
- a CDS encoding ABC transporter permease, translating to MRRKVIQPLAVLNSLQNLFFSERSIYLIKRVSQGILTLFLASILSFFIIQLAPGDYLDTLRQNPTISPETIEDLTRRFGLDKPLLEQYWLWFRQVITRFDFGQSFVYSRSVSSLILERIPATLLLAITSIILTWAIALPLGILSALHQNTNLDRFLRVVSYFGQGFPSFITALILLVIAQNLSPLFPVGGMTSVNHNQFSFFGKIIDIIWHMILPTIALSITSFAGLQRLTRGQLLDVLKQDYIQTARAKGLPENRVLYVHALRNAINPLITLLGFEFASLLSGAFIAEFFFNWPGLGRLILQAVQAQDLYLVMASLMMGAGMLIIGNLIADILLSIVDPRIKLENLE from the coding sequence ATGAGGAGAAAAGTTATTCAACCATTAGCAGTATTAAATAGTTTACAAAATCTATTTTTCAGTGAACGCTCAATCTATTTAATTAAAAGGGTATCTCAAGGTATTTTAACCCTATTTTTAGCTTCAATTTTAAGTTTTTTTATCATTCAATTAGCCCCCGGAGATTATCTCGATACCTTACGTCAAAATCCTACTATTTCTCCTGAAACTATCGAAGATTTAACTAGACGTTTTGGCTTAGATAAACCTCTTTTAGAACAGTATTGGTTATGGTTTAGACAAGTAATAACTCGCTTCGATTTTGGTCAAAGTTTTGTTTATTCTCGTTCAGTTTCTAGTCTAATTTTAGAGAGAATCCCCGCCACTTTGCTTCTGGCAATTACTTCCATTATCCTTACTTGGGCGATTGCCTTGCCTTTAGGCATTCTCAGCGCCCTCCACCAAAACACCAATTTAGACCGTTTTTTGCGAGTCGTTAGTTATTTTGGTCAAGGATTTCCGAGCTTTATTACAGCTTTAATTTTATTAGTCATTGCTCAAAATTTATCCCCTTTATTTCCCGTGGGTGGCATGACCAGTGTTAATCATAATCAATTCTCTTTTTTCGGTAAAATAATTGATATTATTTGGCACATGATTTTACCGACCATCGCTCTAAGTATTACCAGTTTTGCCGGATTACAAAGATTAACTAGAGGGCAATTATTAGACGTATTAAAACAAGATTATATTCAAACCGCAAGGGCGAAAGGATTACCAGAAAATCGAGTGTTATATGTTCACGCTTTACGCAATGCCATTAACCCTTTAATTACCCTATTAGGTTTTGAATTTGCTAGTTTATTAAGTGGTGCTTTTATTGCTGAATTTTTCTTTAATTGGCCCGGTTTAGGTCGTTTGATTTTACAAGCAGTTCAAGCTCAAGATTTATACCTAGTTATGGCTAGTTTGATGATGGGCGCTGGGATGTTAATTATCGGTAATTTAATCGCTGATATACTACTAAGTATTGTTGATCCTCGCATCAAATTAGAAAATTTGGAATAA
- a CDS encoding SH3 domain-containing protein → MKISGFIQFIVGFVVGIILFGTGIAGGAYYFLTRMDSEPVNPTFPENTTVEETPAPSTPEEAPVAEAPEPEPKPEPKPEPEPEAEEEKLPEGAYRARVTWSTGLSLRSNPSADAERVGGVGYNSELIILGSSSDGAWQKVKIAGGTQEGWVKAGNVDRVN, encoded by the coding sequence GGCTTTATTCAATTTATCGTTGGATTTGTGGTCGGTATCATTCTATTTGGTACAGGAATTGCCGGTGGAGCATATTATTTTTTGACTAGAATGGACTCAGAACCTGTTAATCCGACATTTCCCGAAAATACTACCGTGGAAGAAACCCCAGCGCCCTCCACCCCAGAAGAAGCGCCCGTCGCCGAAGCACCCGAACCTGAACCAAAGCCTGAACCAAAGCCTGAGCCTGAACCCGAAGCCGAAGAAGAAAAACTGCCGGAGGGCGCTTATCGGGCGCGAGTTACTTGGTCAACTGGTTTAAGTTTGAGGTCAAACCCCTCCGCAGATGCCGAACGAGTGGGCGGTGTGGGCTACAATTCTGAGCTGATTATTCTTGGTTCTAGTTCTGACGGTGCGTGGCAAAAAGTTAAAATTGCTGGAGGCACTCAAGAAGGCTGGGTTAAAGCTGGAAATGTTGATAGAGTTAATTAA